The Armatimonadota bacterium genome includes a window with the following:
- the macB gene encoding macrolide export ATP-binding/permease protein MacB → MTAAAGIQPLISVRNVSKIYRQGKVEVPALVDVSLDVSPGEFVAIMGPSGSGKSTLMNIIGCLDRPTSGRYFLEGREVDRLSDAALAEIRNRKIGFVFQNFNLLPRMSALGNVRLPLLYARGRRPPRDAARRALEMMGLQHRLRHSPAELSGGEQQRVAIARALVNDPPILFGDEPTGNLDTRTGVQIMGILQRLNDAGKTIVMVTHEPEIARHARRIVRFRDGRIESDEPVTDRLLVPKEILEEQRTRPD, encoded by the coding sequence ATGACCGCGGCAGCCGGAATACAACCATTGATCTCCGTCCGCAATGTCAGCAAGATCTACCGGCAGGGAAAGGTGGAGGTGCCTGCGCTGGTGGACGTGTCGCTGGATGTGAGCCCGGGCGAGTTCGTGGCCATCATGGGACCATCGGGTTCGGGAAAGTCCACGCTGATGAACATCATCGGTTGCCTGGACCGGCCCACCAGCGGCCGCTACTTCCTGGAAGGCCGGGAGGTGGACCGGCTTTCAGACGCGGCTCTGGCGGAGATCCGCAACCGGAAGATCGGCTTCGTGTTTCAGAACTTCAACTTGCTTCCCAGGATGAGCGCCCTGGGAAACGTGAGGCTCCCCCTGCTTTACGCCCGGGGCCGGCGTCCGCCCAGGGATGCTGCGCGCCGGGCGCTGGAGATGATGGGCCTGCAGCATCGCCTGCGGCACAGTCCGGCGGAGCTTTCGGGCGGTGAACAGCAGCGGGTAGCCATAGCCCGAGCGTTGGTGAACGACCCTCCCATCCTGTTCGGGGACGAGCCCACGGGAAACCTGGATACCCGCACGGGAGTCCAGATCATGGGGATTCTGCAGCGGCTGAACGATGCCGGAAAGACCATCGTCATGGTGACCCATGAGCCCGAGATCGCCCGGCACGCCCGCCGGATCGTACGGTTCCGCGACGGTCGCATCGAGTCCGATGAGCCGGTAACCGACCGTCTGTTGGTTCCAAAGGAGATCCTAGAAGAGCAGCGGACACGCCCCGATTGA
- a CDS encoding cryptochrome/photolyase family protein produces MGLSIHSTRRYNESVRNLVIVLGDQLDIGSSAFDGFDASRDAVWMAEVRGEGEYVWSHKARITLFLSAMRHFRETLRGSGITVRYIELDAPGNSGSLGEELKKALSELQPRKAIVTLPGEWRVREDLRRGAREAGVPLEERPDRHFLCSPGEFAEHAASRRQLRMEFFYREMRRRLGILLEDGQPAGGAWNLDAENRRSFGREGPGEIPPPASFLPDELTRQVITLVEREFPEHPGSLARFDWPVTAEQARQAVEHFVAHQLPLFGPYQDAMWSGEPFLYHSRLSSSLNLKLVSPLEVVRAAERAWQEGRVPLESAEGFIRQIIGWREYVRGVYWLLMPEYLQRNALGAGMDLPRFYWTADTDAQCLRQVILQTLEFGYAHHIQRLMVTGLFALLYGVAPEKVHRWYLAVYVDAIEWVELPNTLGMSQYADGGVMASKPYCASGRYIQRMSNYCRSCRYNPERASGPDACPFTVLYRDFLLRNLPALQGNPRMTMQLRNTEHWTREDRIQIQREADRVRAALA; encoded by the coding sequence ATGGGGCTGTCAATACACAGCACGCGCCGTTACAATGAGTCCGTGCGCAACCTTGTGATCGTCCTCGGCGACCAGCTTGACATCGGCTCCTCTGCATTCGACGGGTTCGATGCGTCCCGCGACGCCGTCTGGATGGCGGAGGTCCGGGGCGAGGGCGAATACGTCTGGAGTCACAAGGCGCGCATCACCCTGTTCCTCTCCGCGATGCGCCACTTCCGCGAGACGCTGCGCGGCTCGGGCATCACCGTCCGCTACATTGAGCTGGACGCTCCGGGCAACTCCGGGTCGCTCGGCGAAGAGCTCAAGAAGGCGCTGAGTGAGCTTCAACCGCGTAAGGCCATCGTTACGCTTCCGGGCGAGTGGCGTGTGCGGGAGGATCTGCGGCGCGGCGCGCGGGAGGCCGGGGTTCCGCTGGAGGAGCGTCCGGACCGGCATTTCCTTTGCTCACCAGGCGAGTTCGCGGAGCATGCCGCCTCGCGCAGGCAGCTGCGCATGGAGTTCTTCTATCGCGAGATGCGCCGCAGGCTGGGTATCTTGTTGGAGGACGGCCAGCCGGCGGGAGGCGCGTGGAACCTGGACGCCGAAAACCGGCGCAGCTTCGGGCGCGAAGGTCCGGGAGAAATACCCCCGCCCGCCTCGTTTCTTCCCGACGAGCTCACGCGGCAGGTCATAACTCTGGTGGAGCGCGAGTTCCCGGAGCATCCGGGATCGCTTGCGCGCTTCGACTGGCCGGTCACCGCGGAGCAGGCCCGTCAGGCGGTGGAGCATTTCGTCGCGCATCAGCTTCCGCTCTTTGGCCCGTATCAGGACGCCATGTGGAGCGGCGAGCCGTTTCTGTATCACTCCCGCCTGTCGTCCTCGCTGAATCTGAAGCTGGTTTCACCGCTGGAGGTGGTCCGGGCGGCCGAGCGGGCGTGGCAGGAGGGACGCGTCCCGCTGGAATCCGCTGAAGGTTTCATCCGGCAGATCATCGGCTGGCGGGAATATGTGCGGGGCGTTTACTGGCTGCTGATGCCGGAGTATCTGCAAAGGAACGCCCTCGGAGCGGGGATGGATCTGCCACGGTTCTACTGGACCGCGGACACGGATGCGCAATGCCTGCGGCAGGTGATCCTCCAGACCCTGGAATTTGGCTACGCCCATCACATCCAGCGCCTGATGGTCACCGGCCTGTTTGCATTGCTCTACGGCGTCGCGCCCGAAAAGGTGCACCGGTGGTATCTGGCGGTTTACGTGGATGCCATCGAATGGGTGGAGCTGCCGAACACGCTGGGGATGTCCCAGTATGCGGATGGAGGCGTGATGGCATCCAAGCCGTACTGCGCCTCCGGCCGGTACATCCAGCGGATGAGCAACTACTGCCGCTCCTGCCGGTACAACCCGGAAAGGGCTTCCGGTCCGGACGCCTGTCCGTTTACCGTCCTTTACCGCGACTTTCTGCTGCGCAACCTCCCGGCGCTGCAGGGAAATCCGCGAATGACCATGCAGCTGCGCAACACTGAGCACTGGACGCGCGAGGACAGGATCCAGATCCAGCGAGAAGCAGACCGCGTGCGCGCGGCTCTGGCGTGA
- a CDS encoding sugar ABC transporter substrate-binding protein has protein sequence MKSPVAGRLWRLGIAAALSGSICILAGCSRAPREPVQTAGVTQIDVWHPWGGTQADAFRDIAREFEKRHPHIRVRLLYTPNDLSANQKFFTAVAAGMPPDVIMVDGPQVAQWAEQGALSPLTERLRSAGLGEKDYFTPCWNQNFYEGEVWALTYCADPNFGFGWNKKDFRDAGLDPERPPRTLKELDEMARRLEKSEGGKLRRIGIIPWGQFGYANSLFTWGWAFGGSFYDPETRTVTADHPRIVQALEWMCSYARTYDVNRIGTLQAGFTSQEQNPFYIGKLSMQCLHISSLKDIELYAPKDFEYGVTFLPAPEFGEQRSSWIGGWCMAIPKGARNPDAAWEYIRWMTSTPEGTKIVAQKAGLLPGFRRSAYFDPSVKKPPHYETFLAILRETRHQRPVMPAQAYYMSALGRAVDMAIHGLMTPKEALEEARRDTQKELDRILAGRTPAAERGSGKR, from the coding sequence ATGAAATCGCCTGTTGCCGGCCGGCTGTGGCGGCTCGGCATTGCTGCGGCTCTGAGTGGGAGTATTTGCATCCTCGCCGGGTGCTCACGGGCTCCCCGCGAGCCAGTCCAGACTGCGGGGGTGACACAGATAGACGTGTGGCATCCGTGGGGCGGCACGCAGGCCGATGCGTTCCGCGATATCGCCCGCGAGTTCGAGAAGCGCCATCCCCACATCCGCGTCCGGCTGCTGTACACGCCAAATGACCTCTCCGCCAATCAGAAGTTTTTCACGGCTGTGGCAGCGGGCATGCCGCCGGATGTCATCATGGTGGACGGCCCGCAGGTGGCTCAATGGGCCGAGCAGGGTGCGCTCTCTCCCCTAACGGAGAGGCTCCGCAGTGCCGGCCTGGGCGAGAAAGACTACTTCACCCCGTGCTGGAATCAGAACTTCTATGAGGGCGAAGTCTGGGCGCTGACTTACTGCGCCGACCCGAACTTCGGGTTCGGCTGGAACAAGAAGGACTTCCGCGATGCCGGACTGGATCCGGAGCGGCCTCCGCGCACCCTGAAGGAGTTGGACGAGATGGCGCGGCGGCTGGAAAAGAGCGAGGGTGGCAAGCTCCGGCGCATCGGCATCATTCCCTGGGGACAGTTCGGCTACGCCAACTCGCTGTTCACTTGGGGTTGGGCGTTCGGAGGATCGTTCTACGACCCCGAGACACGCACAGTCACGGCCGACCATCCGCGCATCGTGCAGGCCCTGGAGTGGATGTGCTCCTATGCCCGGACCTACGACGTAAACCGCATCGGAACGCTGCAGGCCGGCTTCACCAGCCAGGAGCAGAACCCGTTCTATATCGGCAAGCTCTCCATGCAGTGCCTCCACATCTCCAGCCTGAAAGACATCGAGCTGTATGCGCCGAAGGACTTCGAGTACGGGGTCACCTTTCTGCCAGCCCCGGAGTTCGGCGAGCAGCGCAGCTCATGGATCGGCGGATGGTGCATGGCCATCCCGAAAGGAGCCCGGAATCCCGACGCGGCCTGGGAGTATATCCGGTGGATGACTTCCACCCCGGAGGGAACGAAGATCGTCGCGCAGAAGGCGGGGCTGCTGCCGGGGTTCCGCCGGAGCGCTTATTTCGATCCCTCTGTGAAGAAGCCGCCACACTATGAGACGTTTCTGGCCATCCTGCGCGAGACCCGCCATCAGCGTCCAGTGATGCCTGCTCAGGCTTACTATATGAGCGCACTGGGAAGAGCGGTGGACATGGCGATTCACGGCCTGATGACCCCCAAAGAGGCTCTGGAGGAGGCCCGGCGGGACACGCAGAAGGAGCTGGACAGGATCCTGGCAGGCCGGACTCCGGCGGCAGAACGCGGGAGCGGGAAGCGATGA
- the aspS gene encoding aspartate--tRNA(Asp/Asn) ligase: MLKRTIYCGELCPEHAGQRVVLDGWAHSVRNHGGLIFIDLRDRTGIVQTVIDPQSSPEAHRTAQAVHSEWVLELQGEVRRRPAGTENPNLATGEVEVLVDAVEVLNPAKPLPFQIDQDTPVNEELRLKYRYLDLRRPSMFRKMKLRSDVVRHIREFMYAQGFIEVETPVMTKSTPEGARDYLVPYRLQPGLFYALPQAPQQFKQLLMVAGFEKYFQIAKCFRDEAQRADRQPEFTQLDLEMSFATQDDVLAVVEALTIDVVEKFSSKRLIKPFPRFTYDEAMARFGTDKPDVRYALELVDCGGIVAQSEFGVFRNAIASGGQVKAVRYPGGASLSRGQIDELTELAKDAGAKGMAYLLVEEGGSVRSPIAKFLSPEEVSRLVEAAGAVPGDMIAFIADQPAVVARALDRLRREIAGRLGLADPDVLAFCWITDFPVFEWDEENNRWTFAHNPFAMPRPEHVDLLDTDPAAMRSFCYDLACNGSEWASGSVRIHKPELQRAIFRKLGYTDEQIQAQFGHMLEAFELGAPPHAGIAPGIDRLIMYLTDDENIREVIAFPKMGGGIDPMMGAPSEVDPAQLEELGIRVVRPPGQDNPARK; the protein is encoded by the coding sequence ATGCTGAAAAGGACAATCTATTGCGGGGAGCTGTGTCCGGAGCATGCCGGACAACGGGTGGTGCTGGACGGTTGGGCGCACAGTGTGCGCAACCATGGCGGCCTGATTTTCATAGACCTGCGCGACCGCACCGGGATAGTGCAGACGGTCATTGATCCTCAGTCGTCGCCGGAAGCCCACCGTACGGCTCAGGCTGTGCACAGCGAGTGGGTGCTGGAGCTGCAGGGAGAGGTCCGGCGGCGGCCCGCCGGGACCGAAAACCCCAACCTGGCCACCGGAGAGGTGGAGGTTCTGGTGGACGCTGTGGAGGTGCTGAACCCCGCGAAGCCGCTTCCTTTCCAGATAGATCAAGACACGCCTGTAAACGAGGAGCTGCGCCTGAAATACCGCTATCTGGATCTGCGCCGTCCCTCCATGTTCCGCAAGATGAAACTGCGCAGTGACGTGGTGCGGCACATCCGTGAGTTCATGTACGCTCAGGGGTTCATCGAGGTGGAGACGCCCGTCATGACCAAAAGCACCCCGGAAGGAGCGCGCGACTACCTGGTGCCGTACCGCCTCCAGCCGGGCCTGTTCTATGCCCTGCCCCAGGCCCCCCAGCAGTTCAAGCAGCTGTTGATGGTGGCCGGGTTCGAGAAGTATTTCCAGATCGCCAAGTGCTTCCGCGATGAAGCGCAGCGCGCCGACCGTCAGCCCGAGTTCACCCAGCTGGATCTGGAGATGAGCTTCGCCACGCAGGACGACGTTCTGGCGGTGGTGGAGGCTCTGACCATAGACGTGGTGGAGAAGTTCTCCAGCAAGAGGCTGATCAAGCCGTTTCCCCGCTTCACGTACGACGAGGCGATGGCACGCTTCGGGACGGACAAGCCGGACGTGCGTTACGCTCTGGAGCTGGTGGACTGCGGCGGGATCGTGGCGCAGTCTGAATTCGGAGTGTTCCGGAACGCCATAGCCTCGGGCGGACAGGTGAAGGCGGTGCGCTATCCGGGAGGCGCTTCCCTTTCTCGCGGTCAGATTGACGAACTGACGGAACTGGCGAAGGACGCCGGCGCCAAGGGGATGGCGTATCTGCTGGTGGAGGAGGGTGGTTCAGTCCGCTCGCCCATCGCCAAGTTCCTCTCGCCCGAGGAGGTCTCCCGGCTGGTGGAGGCTGCGGGAGCCGTTCCCGGGGATATGATCGCTTTCATCGCCGACCAGCCAGCCGTCGTGGCCAGGGCTCTGGACCGGCTGCGAAGGGAGATCGCCGGGCGGCTGGGGTTGGCGGACCCGGATGTGCTGGCGTTCTGCTGGATCACGGATTTTCCCGTTTTCGAGTGGGACGAGGAGAATAACCGCTGGACCTTCGCGCACAATCCATTCGCCATGCCCCGGCCGGAGCATGTGGATCTGCTGGATACGGATCCGGCCGCGATGCGCTCTTTCTGCTACGATCTGGCGTGCAACGGCTCGGAGTGGGCTTCCGGCTCGGTGCGGATCCATAAACCGGAGCTTCAGAGGGCCATCTTCCGAAAGCTGGGATACACGGACGAGCAGATTCAGGCGCAGTTCGGGCACATGCTGGAGGCATTCGAGCTGGGCGCGCCCCCGCACGCGGGAATCGCGCCGGGGATAGACCGGCTCATAATGTATCTTACCGACGATGAGAACATACGGGAGGTCATTGCGTTCCCGAAAATGGGCGGTGGGATAGACCCGATGATGGGAGCGCCGTCCGAAGTGGACCCGGCGCAGCTCGAAGAGCTTGGCATCCGGGTGGTCCGTCCGCCCGGTCAGGACAATCCCGCGCGGAAATAG
- the hisS gene encoding histidine--tRNA ligase: protein MPGDRHRRAFRDVTRMRYKAPRGTNDILPDRSWQWQALEQRFRNCCHLHGFREIRTPIFEETELFTRSIGEETDIVSKEMYTFEDRSGRSLTLRPESTAPIVRAWVEHSLGADGLPTKLFYIYSVFRYERPQAGRYRQHHQFGVEAIGSDDPTLDAEIIGMAARFLTDAGAAPFFLKINSTGVPESRRAFVQALKESVEPYVRELCPSCQTRYERNPLRMLDCKEERCRDLTRGVPHLVDYLDVESAEHFAKVREGLEALGLEYEVDHRLVRGFDYYTRTVFEFQTDVLGAQNTVCGGGRYDGLVEQIGGPPTPAFGFGMGVERLLLVLEARAALKGDEPAPDVFLVRVGERAQVAGLALADRLRRQGFACEMDYGGRSMKAQMKKAGKSGARFALILGEDELAAGQVTARDMLAQQQWRLPLEGCPEMMRDYLQTPESQTIGTI from the coding sequence TTGCCCGGAGATCGGCACAGGCGGGCCTTCAGGGACGTCACTCGCATGCGCTACAAGGCCCCCAGAGGTACCAACGACATTTTACCGGACCGGTCCTGGCAGTGGCAGGCGCTCGAACAGCGGTTCCGGAACTGTTGCCATCTCCACGGATTCCGGGAGATCCGTACCCCCATCTTTGAAGAGACAGAGCTTTTCACGCGCAGCATCGGCGAGGAGACGGACATTGTCTCCAAGGAGATGTACACCTTCGAGGATCGCTCCGGGCGCAGTCTGACATTGAGGCCGGAGAGCACGGCGCCCATTGTGCGGGCGTGGGTGGAGCATTCGCTGGGGGCGGACGGGCTGCCCACCAAGCTGTTTTACATCTACAGCGTGTTCCGCTACGAACGGCCTCAGGCCGGCCGCTACCGCCAGCATCACCAGTTCGGTGTGGAGGCCATCGGCTCCGACGACCCCACGCTGGACGCGGAGATAATCGGGATGGCCGCCCGGTTTCTGACGGACGCCGGGGCCGCGCCGTTCTTTCTGAAGATCAACAGCACAGGCGTCCCGGAGTCGCGCCGCGCCTTCGTCCAGGCGCTGAAAGAGAGCGTGGAGCCTTATGTTCGGGAACTGTGCCCCAGCTGCCAGACGCGCTACGAGAGGAACCCCTTGCGGATGCTGGACTGCAAGGAGGAGCGCTGCCGGGATCTGACGCGCGGGGTGCCGCATCTGGTGGACTACCTGGACGTCGAGTCGGCGGAGCATTTCGCGAAGGTGCGGGAGGGGCTCGAGGCGCTGGGACTGGAATACGAGGTGGACCACCGCCTGGTCAGGGGGTTCGACTATTACACCCGGACGGTCTTCGAGTTCCAGACGGACGTTCTGGGAGCGCAGAACACTGTGTGCGGCGGGGGGCGGTATGACGGGCTGGTGGAGCAGATCGGCGGCCCGCCCACTCCGGCCTTCGGCTTCGGGATGGGTGTGGAGCGTCTGCTGCTGGTACTGGAGGCGCGTGCAGCCCTGAAGGGTGATGAACCTGCCCCGGACGTGTTTCTCGTACGCGTGGGTGAGCGGGCACAGGTGGCGGGTCTGGCTCTCGCGGACCGGCTCAGACGGCAGGGGTTTGCCTGCGAAATGGACTACGGCGGGCGCAGCATGAAGGCGCAGATGAAGAAGGCCGGGAAGTCCGGAGCGCGCTTCGCGCTGATCCTGGGAGAGGATGAACTGGCGGCCGGACAGGTTACCGCCCGTGACATGCTGGCCCAGCAGCAGTGGAGGCTGCCGCTGGAAGGCTGCCCGGAGATGATGCGGGACTACCTGCAAACGCCGGAATCGCAGACGATCGGAACCATCTAG